One Bufo gargarizans isolate SCDJY-AF-19 chromosome 3, ASM1485885v1, whole genome shotgun sequence DNA segment encodes these proteins:
- the LOC122932731 gene encoding zinc finger protein OZF-like, whose translation MSANSDYGNDFKNNANLSVHNEIQKDERSCSEREKTFNVLSSVADNQTNDTGEKPYSCSECEKCFRQKSHLVEHQKTHTREKPFSCLECGKCFSRKANLVEHQKTHTGEKPFSCSECGKRFRSQHYLKIHLRTHTGEQQYSCSECGKCSSDKSSLLIHQRIHTGENPYSCSECEKCFRQKAHLVRHQRIHTGEKPFSCLECGKCFSRKSHLVEHQKTHTGEKPFSCSECGKCFSNKSILEVHQRIHTGVKPFSCPECGKYFNQKSDLVKHLKIYTGEKPFPCPECEKCFNSKAQLDIHLRTHTGEKPYSCPECEKCFSNKSSLVQHQRIHTGEKPYSCPECEKCFSNKSSLVQHQRIHTGEKPYSCPECEKCFSDKSSLVQHQRIHTGEKPFSCPECEKCFNNKSRLVEHQRIHTGEKPYSCHECGKYFNEKSNLDSHLRNHTVEKPFSCPECEKCFSEKSHLVRHQKTHTGEKGFSCTECGKCFSEKSSFVRHLRIHTEEKPI comes from the coding sequence ATGTCTGCAAATTCTGACTATGGGAATGATTTTAAAAATAATGCTAATCTTTCTGTGCACAATGAAATTCAGAAAGATGAACGGTCATGTTCTGAAAGAGAGAAAACTTTTAATGTGCTATCAAGTGTTGCTGACAATCAGACAAatgacacaggagagaagccatattcatgttcagaatgtgaaaagtGTTTTCgtcagaaatcacatcttgttgaaCACCAGAAAACTCACAcaagggagaagccattttcatgtttagaatgtgggaaatgttttagtcggAAAGCAAATCTTGTTgaacatcagaaaactcacacaggagagaagccattttcatgttcggaatgtgggaAGAGGTTTAGGAGTCAACATTATCTTAAGATACACCTGAGAACTCATACTGGGGAGCAgcaatattcatgttcagaatgtgggaaatgttctagtgataaatcaagtcttctgatacatcagagaattcacacaggagagaatccatattcatgttcagaatgtgagaagtgttttcgCCAGAAAGCACATCTTgtgagacatcagagaattcacacaggggagaagccattttcatgtttagaatgtgggaaatgttttagtcggaaatcacatcttgttgaacatcaaaaaactcacacaggagagaagccattttcatgttcggaatgtgggaaatgttttagtaacAAATCAATTCTTGAGGTGCATCAGAGAATTCATACCGGGGTTAAGCCATTTTCAtgccctgaatgtgggaaatattttaatcagaaatcagatcttgtgaaacatctgaaaatttacaccggggagaagccatttccatgtcctgaatgtgaaaaGTGTTTTAATTCGAAAGCACAGCTTGatatacatctgagaactcacacaggagagaagccatattcgtgtcctgaatgtgagaaatgttttagtaataaatcaagtcttgtgcaacatcaaagaattcacacaggagagaagccatattcgtgtcccgaatgtgagaaatgttttagtaataaatcaagtcttgtgcaacatcagagaattcacacaggagagaagccatattcgtgtcctgaatgtgagaaatgttttagtgataaatcaagtcttgtgcaacatcaaagaattcacacaggagagaagccattttcttgtcccgaatgtgagaagtgttttaatAACAAATCAAGACTTGtggaacatcagagaattcacactggagagaagccatattcatgtcatgaatgtgggaaatattttaatgAAAAATCTAATCTTGATTCACATCTGAGAAATCACACagtagagaagccattttcatgtccagaatgtgagaagtgttttagtgagaaatcacatcttgttcgacatcagaaaactcacacaggagagaagggattttcatgcactgaatgtggaaagtgttttagtgagaaatcaagtTTTGTGAGACACCTGAGAAttcacacagaagagaagcctaTTTAA